From the genome of Terriglobia bacterium:
GCCAAGTGAAGGAGGAGTCAATGTTTTGCGGCCGCCGCCACCGCCGCCGCCGGAATCCGGCTTCGGCGCGACAGGCAGAACCAGGTCCACCGGGTTGTAAACGACGACTGCCGTCTCATTCGCTTTCGGAAGTTTCGGGATCGAGGTGGCCCACGGAACCAATAACAGCGTGACCAGACTGACGTGCGCGAGAACCGACAGCAGCCGCGGCAAACTGCCCTTTGGCTTCGACCAGATTTCTTCGACTTCGACCATCTCGGCCGTCGTCTCGATGTGCCGGGGATGGAAATAGTCGTGAATCGCCTCCCGCGCGTCGCTGTATAACGACGTGAGCGGCGACGGCATGTCGACCAGGTTGTTCAGTGCGCTGGGGTCCCGTTGCGCCGTAATCTTGATCTGCGGCTTTGGATGATTCTTTTCGTTCCGAATCTCGGTGATCTGCTTCAGCAGCGAGCCAAACCAGGAGGGCGGCTCTGAGATGCTGGTTCCTGTCTTGAAAATGGTTTCAGCCCGCGGATCGTTGTTTTCGTTGGGATTCATGGCCCGTCTCTCTAAACCTCAATGGAAAAATGGCAGTGTGAGAATACCATATGGGTGGTTCTCTCGCCAGCCCGCCAGATATAATTAACGTTTATCCTCATGAGTAAGTTACGTAAATTTCAGGGGCGGCTGCCATATACGGTTCTCGTCGTTGCGATTCTTGTTCTGGACCGCTGGACCAAAGTACTGATTCGCCACCGGTTCGATCTGAACGAAACGATCTCGGTAATAGACGGATTCTTCAACATAACGTATGTCCGAAATACCGGAGTCGCCTTTGGAATTTTTTCCTCGATCAGTTCGCCGGCAAAATCCGTTTTGCTTTCAGTATTTACAGCTTGCGCTGCCGCCGTCGTGGTGACCTACAGCGTCCGAAGTCCGGCCCGCAACCGGCTGTTGCAGATTGCGTTAAGCCTCATCCTCGGCGGAGCCCTGGGCAATCTCTACGATCGATTGGCGTACGGCTACGTCGTGGACTTTCTCGAATTCTATGCCGGCAGCTATCATTGGCCCTCTTTCAATGTCGCCGACTCCGCCATCTCCACCGGGGTAGCGTTGCTGGCTTTGGAGATCATCCGAAGTGAAACTCCAAGCCGGCCTTGAAGACCGGGGGCTTCGCCTGGACGTCTTTCTCGCGCAGCGCCTGGAAAACCTGACCCGGTCCCAGATCCAACTGTTGAACCGGTCCGGCGCTGTCCGCATCGAAGGCCACGCGGACAAAGCCGGATATCGAATCCGCGGCGGCGAAACCATTGAAGTCGATCTTCAATCGATTGCGCCGTCGTCTCTCAAGCCTGAGCAAATCCCGCTCCAAATCTATTTTGAGGACTGCGACATGGCGGTCATCGAAAAGCCTGCAGGACTCGTGGTCCATCCCGGGTCCGGAACGAAGAGCGCAACTCTCGTTCACGGACTTCTTTTTCACTTCCAGCAGCTCTCCGACGCCGGCGGCGAGGCGCGCCCCGGCATCGTTCACCGGCTCGATAAAAAAACCTCGGGCCTCCTGATCGTGGCAAAAAACAACGCGGCCCACGTGCGCCTCAGCAAGGATTTTGAGGATCGAAAGATCCGCAAAACCTACCTGGCATTGGTTCACGGGAGACCGCGGCAACCGTCCGGCACGATCGAGCTGCCGGTGGGCAGGCATCCCCGTGTTCGCACCAGAATGACCGCCAATGCCGCCCGCGGCCGCTCCGCCTTCACCGAATACCGCGCGGTGGAAGAATTTCGTGGGTTTACCCTGCTGGAGGTGAACCTCAAAACAGGCCGGACCCATCAGATCCGAGTGCATCTGAGTGCCATCGGTCATCCCGTCGCGGGGGACGATGTGTATGGAGAGCGAAGCTATAAGGAGTTCACCCGTAAATACGGGCCTCTGGGCCGGTATTTCCTGCACGCGGCGGCATTGAGTCTGAATCATCCAATTACGGGTTTGCCCCTGGAATTCCGCTCGCCGCTGCCTGCGGAATTGCAGAAGTTGCGGGACAGCTTAGAATAATAGGATTGGCAGGCAGACGGGTGATCGCGAAGTTAATCACTTCGAGGAAAGTCCGAACTCCACAGGGCAGTGTGCCTCGTAGCGCGAGGGCCTGAAAGGGACGGAAAGTGCCACAGAAAACATACCGCCGGGTTTCCCGGTAAGGGTGAAAAGGTGCGGTAAGAGCGCACCAGCGGTCCGGAGACGGGCCGGCTTGGCAAACCCCACACGGAGCAAGGCCAAATAGGGAAACATTGCGGCGGCCCGCCGCCGTTTCCGGGTAGGCTGCTTGAGCCTCTGGGAAACCGGAGGCCTAGATGAATGATCGCCGCTCAGGCCGCAAGGCTTGAGTACAGAATTCGGCTTACAGTCTGCCTGCCATAAACCGCATCTGCGGCTCGAAAAGTGCATTTATCCTCCCGGAGGTTTCTCGATGGCAAGCTACGTGGTCACCGGCGGCGCGGGTTTTATCGGTTCCCATATCGTCGAGGAGCTTCTTCGGCGCAATGAACAGGTTAAGGTCATCGACAACTTTGCTACGGGCAAGCGTGAGAATGTCGAGCCATTCAAAAAAGCCGAGGTCATCGAAGCCGACCTTGCCGAAACAAAGAATCTTGCTCAGTTGCTCAAGGGCGTGGAGTTTGTGATTCACCAGGCCGCGATCCCCTCGGTCCCGAAATCGATTATCGATCCCGTCAAGTCGCATCAGGCCAACGTCAACGGTACTCTGCAATTGCTGGTCGCATGCCGCGAGGCTGGCGTAAAGCGCGTGGTCTACGCTTCTTCGTCATCGCTGTACGGCGACAGCCCGACGCTTCCGAAACATGAAGGCATGATGCCGAATCCGCTCTCGCCTTATGGCGCGCAGAAGTTGTTCGCTGAGACCTATTGTCAGGTATTCACGAAGGCGTATGGCCTGGAAACCGTCTCTCTGCGGTATTTTAACGTCTTCGGCCCGCGGCAGGATGCGACATCGCAATACAGCGGCGTTCTGGCGCTCTTCATTCCGGCTGTTCTTGAAAACCGCCGGCCGACGATCTACGGAGACGGCGAACAGTCACGTGATTTCACCTACGTCCGGAATGTTGTCGAAGCGAATCTGCTGGCTTGCACGGCGCCTGGAGTCGGAGGGCAGGTCTTCAACGTCGCTTGCGGTGACCGCATCACTGTGAATTCGATGCTCCGGCAGATCAACAAAATCACCGGCAAAGACATTTCGCCCATTTATGCCGGCACGCG
Proteins encoded in this window:
- the lspA gene encoding signal peptidase II — translated: MSKLRKFQGRLPYTVLVVAILVLDRWTKVLIRHRFDLNETISVIDGFFNITYVRNTGVAFGIFSSISSPAKSVLLSVFTACAAAVVVTYSVRSPARNRLLQIALSLILGGALGNLYDRLAYGYVVDFLEFYAGSYHWPSFNVADSAISTGVALLALEIIRSETPSRP
- a CDS encoding SDR family oxidoreductase, giving the protein MASYVVTGGAGFIGSHIVEELLRRNEQVKVIDNFATGKRENVEPFKKAEVIEADLAETKNLAQLLKGVEFVIHQAAIPSVPKSIIDPVKSHQANVNGTLQLLVACREAGVKRVVYASSSSLYGDSPTLPKHEGMMPNPLSPYGAQKLFAETYCQVFTKAYGLETVSLRYFNVFGPRQDATSQYSGVLALFIPAVLENRRPTIYGDGEQSRDFTYVRNVVEANLLACTAPGVGGQVFNVACGDRITVNSMLRQINKITGKDISPIYAGTRAGDIKHSQADITRAKEHLGYQPKVSFEEGLRHTIEWYRENLSRPVKA
- a CDS encoding RluA family pseudouridine synthase, translating into MKLQAGLEDRGLRLDVFLAQRLENLTRSQIQLLNRSGAVRIEGHADKAGYRIRGGETIEVDLQSIAPSSLKPEQIPLQIYFEDCDMAVIEKPAGLVVHPGSGTKSATLVHGLLFHFQQLSDAGGEARPGIVHRLDKKTSGLLIVAKNNAAHVRLSKDFEDRKIRKTYLALVHGRPRQPSGTIELPVGRHPRVRTRMTANAARGRSAFTEYRAVEEFRGFTLLEVNLKTGRTHQIRVHLSAIGHPVAGDDVYGERSYKEFTRKYGPLGRYFLHAAALSLNHPITGLPLEFRSPLPAELQKLRDSLE